A stretch of the Synechocystis sp. PCC 7338 genome encodes the following:
- a CDS encoding electron transporter, whose amino-acid sequence MFAPIVILVRQQLGKAKFNQVRGKAIALHCQTITNFCNWVGIDAKQRQSLIRLAKSNGKTLGLLA is encoded by the coding sequence ATGTTCGCCCCCATCGTTATTTTGGTTCGTCAACAGTTGGGCAAGGCTAAGTTCAATCAGGTTCGTGGCAAGGCGATCGCCCTCCACTGCCAGACCATCACCAACTTTTGTAACTGGGTGGGCATCGATGCCAAACAGCGCCAAAGTTTGATCCGTTTGGCTAAATCCAATGGAAAAACCCTCGGTTTATTGGCCTAA
- a CDS encoding efflux RND transporter periplasmic adaptor subunit encodes MAMPLVQSMKKPLPVLLSLLGLGILVVGVFAYRSAYGPSRQSELDQYTVMATESPLEVEIKASGTVQPQQTVNISPKAPGRLVRLFVEQGDVVKKGDRIAVMENQEFFADGKQSEARLQEAIARYEEARIRIPAEIDQLRAQVNQGRTRIAQAQSQLASAQARLEQAQSRIPSNIDQLRAQVASAESRLKLAENRRNRNQSLLQEGAITQDQYDELSNEFLNAQANLFEAQSRLNNAKTTASPEVGQIEQEIIQLQGAIAEAEQGVAAQMAQLRERQGTAETELATLQAAAAQAEAQLMRSKIAYEDTFILAPFDGIITQKFATVGSFVTPTTSASSTASATSTSIVALAQGLEVVARVPEVDISALRPGQMVDIVADAFPNEVFTGRVIRVAPEAIVENNVTSFEVTIGLTTGQGQLRSKMNVDVVFKGDRLTDALTVPTVAIVTVGGRTGVMVPNAEDKPQFKPVTIGLVLDDKTQILRGLKPRERVFIDLPEGSEDALKPPEDSTESGN; translated from the coding sequence ATGGCCATGCCCCTTGTCCAATCAATGAAGAAACCCTTACCTGTTCTGCTTAGTTTATTGGGACTAGGGATATTGGTGGTGGGAGTTTTTGCCTACCGTTCGGCCTATGGCCCTTCCCGCCAGTCAGAATTGGATCAATACACGGTCATGGCGACGGAGTCTCCCCTGGAGGTGGAAATTAAGGCCAGTGGCACCGTTCAACCCCAACAAACCGTCAATATCAGTCCCAAGGCCCCCGGTCGTTTGGTGCGGTTGTTTGTGGAACAGGGGGACGTAGTGAAAAAAGGCGATCGCATTGCGGTGATGGAAAATCAGGAATTTTTTGCCGACGGGAAGCAATCAGAAGCTCGTTTACAGGAGGCGATCGCCAGATACGAAGAGGCCCGCATCAGAATTCCGGCGGAAATTGACCAACTGCGGGCCCAGGTGAATCAAGGTCGTACCCGCATTGCCCAGGCCCAATCCCAACTAGCCAGTGCCCAAGCTCGTTTGGAACAAGCCCAATCCCGCATTCCTAGTAACATCGACCAACTGCGGGCCCAGGTGGCATCGGCGGAATCCCGTCTCAAGCTGGCGGAAAACCGTCGCAATCGCAATCAAAGCCTCCTTCAGGAAGGGGCTATTACCCAGGACCAGTATGATGAACTTTCCAACGAATTCTTAAACGCCCAGGCCAATCTATTTGAAGCCCAAAGTCGCCTCAATAATGCCAAAACCACTGCCTCCCCCGAAGTGGGGCAGATTGAGCAAGAAATTATCCAACTCCAAGGGGCGATCGCCGAAGCAGAACAGGGAGTAGCCGCCCAAATGGCCCAATTACGGGAAAGACAGGGTACCGCTGAAACAGAATTAGCCACTCTCCAGGCCGCTGCCGCCCAAGCCGAAGCCCAATTAATGCGGAGCAAAATTGCCTACGAAGATACATTTATCCTTGCTCCCTTTGACGGCATCATCACCCAAAAATTTGCCACGGTAGGTTCCTTTGTCACTCCCACCACTTCCGCTTCCAGCACAGCTTCTGCCACATCTACCTCCATTGTGGCCCTAGCTCAGGGCTTAGAAGTGGTGGCCAGGGTGCCTGAAGTCGACATTTCCGCTCTCCGTCCGGGGCAAATGGTGGACATTGTGGCCGACGCCTTTCCCAACGAAGTTTTTACGGGCCGGGTAATCCGAGTTGCCCCCGAAGCCATTGTGGAAAATAACGTTACTTCCTTTGAGGTCACCATTGGTTTAACCACTGGCCAGGGACAACTGCGCTCCAAGATGAACGTGGACGTGGTCTTCAAGGGGGATAGGTTAACCGATGCTTTGACTGTGCCCACCGTAGCTATTGTGACTGTGGGGGGCAGAACCGGGGTCATGGTGCCCAATGCCGAGGATAAGCCCCAGTTTAAGCCCGTCACCATTGGCCTTGTGTTGGACGACAAAACCCAAATTCTCAGGGGACTTAAGCCCAGGGAACGGGTGTTTATTGATTTGCCAGAGGGGAGCGAGGACGCCCTTAAACCGCCGGAAGACTCCACCGAATCCGGCAATTAA
- a CDS encoding DUF1997 domain-containing protein gives MTHNSQPLPVDPQDNGFPPVRFQTHFQGRMEMFAPGQEVDDYLQAHQGWFRRCAQPMQADSLGDHGYVLTIGKFGALGFDVEPKIAVMLEPPQDGNYLMHTVPLPDGPDLGYEVDFLSNMTLHQVNGARLTEKSLKQFAQAEIPWPETITQVEWDLKMDVAVQFPGYIYKLPMKLIQSTGDRLLTEIIRQVSPRLTYKVQQDFHQEKGLPLPPKSGRYFQRVKPAVEDQFEPETEVES, from the coding sequence TTGACCCATAATTCCCAACCCCTACCCGTTGACCCCCAGGACAATGGCTTTCCCCCAGTCCGTTTCCAAACCCATTTCCAAGGCAGAATGGAAATGTTTGCCCCTGGCCAAGAAGTGGACGATTATTTGCAAGCCCACCAAGGTTGGTTCCGTCGCTGTGCCCAACCTATGCAAGCGGATTCTTTGGGGGACCATGGCTACGTATTAACTATTGGTAAATTTGGCGCTTTGGGTTTTGATGTGGAGCCCAAAATTGCTGTGATGCTGGAACCTCCTCAAGATGGCAATTATCTGATGCATACGGTGCCTTTGCCCGACGGTCCCGATCTGGGTTACGAGGTCGATTTTTTGTCCAATATGACTCTGCATCAGGTCAATGGCGCTCGCCTGACGGAGAAAAGCTTAAAACAGTTTGCCCAGGCGGAAATTCCCTGGCCGGAAACCATTACCCAGGTGGAATGGGACTTGAAAATGGATGTGGCAGTGCAGTTCCCTGGTTATATCTACAAACTGCCCATGAAGTTAATTCAATCCACTGGCGATCGCCTTTTAACGGAAATTATCCGTCAAGTGTCCCCCCGGTTAACTTATAAAGTACAGCAGGATTTTCACCAGGAAAAGGGTTTGCCCTTACCGCCCAAAAGTGGTCGTTATTTCCAGCGGGTTAAGCCAGCGGTGGAAGATCAATTTGAGCCCGAGACGGAAGTCGAATCTTAA
- a CDS encoding DUF433 domain-containing protein, giving the protein MTLTIVAETAPLRENDGVMWVGNTRVPLDTVVTVFNQGMTAEEIVSRYPSLNLADVYGVISFYLNHQKEVEIYLEGRRWRS; this is encoded by the coding sequence ATGACCTTAACAATTGTGGCTGAAACTGCTCCTCTAAGGGAGAATGACGGCGTAATGTGGGTTGGCAACACCCGTGTCCCATTGGATACGGTAGTTACTGTTTTTAATCAGGGGATGACAGCGGAGGAAATTGTTTCTCGCTATCCATCACTTAATCTGGCCGACGTTTATGGCGTCATCTCCTTTTACCTGAACCATCAAAAGGAAGTAGAAATCTATCTAGAAGGGCGCAGATGGCGATCGTAA
- a CDS encoding Rieske (2Fe-2S) protein, translating to MVWTKALAQSELPPGSRQVVKVNQQAILLLNEAGTIHAVSNQCPHLKLPMKSGKIKDGAIVCPFHRSAFDLCSGAVKEWSPFPPVVGSLMGKMSAEKPLPVFPVRVENGEVQVDLGA from the coding sequence ATGGTTTGGACCAAAGCCCTCGCCCAAAGTGAGCTTCCCCCCGGTAGTCGTCAAGTGGTTAAGGTAAACCAACAGGCCATTCTGTTGCTGAATGAAGCGGGCACTATCCACGCAGTTAGTAACCAGTGCCCCCATCTCAAATTACCGATGAAAAGCGGCAAAATTAAGGACGGAGCCATTGTTTGTCCTTTCCACCGCAGTGCCTTCGACCTTTGTTCCGGCGCTGTGAAGGAATGGAGCCCCTTTCCTCCCGTGGTGGGGAGCTTAATGGGCAAAATGTCCGCAGAAAAGCCCCTGCCGGTATTCCCTGTGCGGGTGGAAAATGGAGAAGTACAGGTCGATTTGGGTGCTTAA
- a CDS encoding HhoA/HhoB/HtrA family serine endopeptidase: protein MKDVSLHSAKQTPSKISLAYLGLVLVGMGIGAGGTFVLTNPQWAEHLADHSVISPLVTSQSSAPAKEGLATNLQSRLAPREPSNFVVDVVESTGPAVVRINAQKTVKSQVPQAFNDPFFQRFFGSQMPPMPNERVQRGTGSGFIVSNDGKIFTNAHVVDGADEVTVTLKDGRSFPGRVMGSDPSTDVAVVKIDAGDLPTVAFGDSDRLQVGEWAIAIGNPLGLDNTVTTGILSATGRRSADIGVPDKRVEFIQTDAAINPGNSGGPLLNADGQVIGMNTAIIQNAQGIGFAIPINKAQEIAEQLIATGKVEHAYLGIQMVTMTPELQSQIRQETGMDIPVDKGVVIMQVMPNSPAAIAKLQQGDVLQSLQGQPVENSEQVQSLVGKLAVGDEVELGILRNGQKENLKVIIGALPITLPN from the coding sequence ATGAAAGACGTTTCCCTCCATTCTGCCAAACAGACCCCTTCTAAAATTTCCTTGGCCTACCTGGGGCTAGTCCTGGTGGGTATGGGCATTGGTGCTGGGGGGACTTTTGTTCTAACTAATCCCCAATGGGCAGAGCACTTAGCAGATCACTCCGTTATTTCCCCTTTGGTAACCAGCCAATCCAGTGCTCCCGCTAAGGAGGGCTTAGCAACCAACCTACAAAGTCGTTTAGCCCCTAGGGAACCCAGTAATTTTGTGGTGGATGTCGTGGAATCCACCGGCCCCGCTGTGGTGCGCATCAACGCCCAGAAAACGGTTAAATCCCAGGTACCCCAGGCCTTTAACGATCCCTTCTTCCAAAGATTTTTTGGCTCCCAGATGCCCCCCATGCCCAACGAACGGGTGCAAAGGGGTACGGGCTCTGGTTTCATAGTTAGCAATGATGGCAAGATTTTCACCAATGCCCATGTGGTGGATGGGGCCGATGAAGTGACAGTAACCCTTAAAGATGGTCGTTCCTTCCCTGGTCGGGTGATGGGTTCTGACCCTTCTACGGATGTGGCGGTGGTCAAAATTGATGCTGGTGATTTGCCTACTGTGGCCTTCGGGGACTCCGATCGCCTGCAGGTGGGGGAATGGGCGATCGCCATTGGTAACCCGTTGGGGTTGGATAATACTGTCACCACAGGGATTTTGAGTGCCACGGGCCGGCGCAGTGCGGACATTGGTGTGCCCGATAAACGGGTGGAATTTATCCAAACCGATGCGGCCATCAATCCTGGTAACTCCGGCGGTCCCCTCCTCAATGCGGACGGCCAAGTGATTGGCATGAACACCGCCATTATTCAAAACGCCCAGGGCATTGGTTTTGCCATCCCTATCAATAAAGCCCAGGAAATTGCTGAACAGTTAATTGCCACTGGCAAAGTGGAACACGCCTACCTCGGCATTCAAATGGTGACCATGACCCCGGAATTGCAAAGTCAAATTCGTCAAGAAACGGGTATGGACATTCCTGTGGATAAGGGCGTAGTGATTATGCAGGTTATGCCCAACTCTCCGGCGGCGATCGCCAAACTGCAACAGGGAGACGTGCTCCAATCGCTCCAGGGACAACCGGTAGAAAATTCTGAACAGGTACAATCCCTAGTGGGCAAACTAGCGGTGGGAGACGAAGTGGAACTAGGTATTCTCCGCAACGGCCAAAAAGAGAACTTGAAGGTTATCATTGGTGCTTTGCCGATTACCCTGCCTAACTAA
- a CDS encoding DUF29 domain-containing protein produces the protein MKTLYETDFNLWIEQTVNQLKSGDIKGLDLDNLIEEIESMGRNNKREVRSRLIVLMAHLLKWQYQPEKQSNSWIYTIKEQRLQLKLILQDSPSLKPFLQQVLDDCYQDARKDAAQETKLTPDNFPKESPYTQAQILDPDFFPKSE, from the coding sequence ATGAAAACACTGTATGAAACCGACTTCAACCTGTGGATAGAGCAGACCGTCAACCAACTCAAAAGCGGTGACATCAAGGGGTTAGACCTGGACAACCTCATTGAAGAAATAGAATCCATGGGACGGAATAACAAAAGGGAAGTACGAAGCCGGTTAATCGTCCTCATGGCTCACCTACTGAAATGGCAATACCAACCCGAAAAACAGAGCAATAGCTGGATCTACACCATCAAAGAGCAACGCTTACAACTCAAGCTAATTCTGCAAGACAGCCCTAGCCTGAAGCCCTTTTTGCAACAGGTTTTAGACGATTGTTACCAAGATGCCCGAAAGGATGCAGCCCAGGAAACCAAACTAACCCCCGACAACTTCCCCAAAGAATCCCCCTACACCCAAGCTCAGATCCTAGACCCCGACTTTTTCCCAAAATCAGAATAA
- a CDS encoding carbohydrate ABC transporter permease, with amino-acid sequence MTVSGSDRRWPREATPYLFLLPALIMLGATVFYPALQAFSLSFTQYELDLTKAPSWVGLANFERLWRDKVFWLTFRHTLLYLVGVVPLLIMLPLGLAILVNQKLRGIAWFRMAYYTPVIISIVVAGIAWKALYASNGILNQILALLGLSDGIPWLTSPHLALWSVMVVTVWKGLGYYMVIYLAGLQAIPQELYEAGAIDGADGWRQHWDITIPLMRPYCFLVGVLSSISALKVFEEVYIMTQGGPLNASKTVVYYVYERAFQDLEMNYASAIGLVLFLVIFIFSVINLKLSGGNLPSR; translated from the coding sequence ATGACAGTCTCTGGGTCCGATCGCCGTTGGCCTAGGGAGGCCACTCCCTATTTATTTTTATTGCCCGCTTTGATCATGCTGGGCGCAACGGTTTTCTATCCAGCACTCCAGGCTTTTTCCCTCAGTTTTACCCAATACGAGCTGGACTTGACCAAAGCCCCAAGCTGGGTAGGATTAGCTAACTTTGAACGGCTTTGGCGGGATAAAGTTTTCTGGCTGACCTTTCGCCACACGCTCCTGTACCTAGTGGGGGTCGTGCCTCTGTTAATCATGTTGCCCCTGGGGTTAGCCATTCTGGTTAACCAAAAACTGCGGGGCATTGCTTGGTTCCGCATGGCCTATTACACCCCGGTGATTATTTCCATTGTGGTGGCAGGCATTGCTTGGAAAGCTCTCTACGCTTCCAACGGCATTCTCAACCAAATTCTTGCCCTACTGGGATTGAGTGATGGTATCCCCTGGCTCACCAGCCCCCATTTAGCCCTCTGGAGTGTGATGGTGGTGACGGTGTGGAAGGGATTGGGCTATTACATGGTTATTTATCTGGCGGGACTGCAGGCTATCCCCCAGGAACTCTATGAAGCCGGGGCGATCGACGGAGCTGACGGTTGGCGACAACATTGGGACATCACTATTCCCCTCATGCGGCCCTATTGTTTCTTAGTAGGAGTTTTATCTTCCATTTCCGCCCTCAAAGTTTTTGAAGAAGTGTATATCATGACCCAGGGGGGCCCCCTCAACGCTTCCAAAACGGTGGTTTACTACGTTTACGAGCGGGCTTTTCAGGATTTGGAAATGAATTACGCTTCGGCGATCGGACTAGTATTATTTTTGGTCATTTTCATTTTTTCGGTGATTAATCTCAAACTTTCCGGCGGTAACCTGCCGTCCCGTTAA
- the urtC gene encoding urea ABC transporter permease subunit UrtC yields the protein MQNPPQNPGSPLGKLLKKLGWSDYALFGAVLVFACIPLIIAVLSLSDWVVGQWLLKNFPFLRLRLMGRFLSLAIIALGIDLIWGYTGLLSLGHGIFFALGGYAFAMYLNLQLPDGQLPEFFGLYGVDKLPLIWQPFHSLPITLLAMVLVPGAIAALLGYLIFRNRIKGVYFSILTQAALLVFYNFFNGQQKLINGTNGLKTDTERIFGYLASSDGAQLVFYELTVVALLLVYILCRWLTSGRFGRILMAIRDDETRVRFTGYDPTGFKVLVFGISGAIAGLSGGLYTVQTGIITPSIMDVAFSIEMVIWVAVGGRATLVGAVLGTLLVRLAQSSLSEQFPEVWLFFQGALFLIVVTVLPNGIVGWWQEQGIVQLRNLFRGKPQLATFPSLEEDPLVQEERQQFEGEPEEP from the coding sequence ATGCAAAATCCTCCCCAAAACCCTGGTTCTCCCCTAGGCAAACTCCTAAAGAAGCTTGGTTGGAGTGACTATGCCCTATTTGGGGCGGTGCTGGTTTTTGCCTGTATTCCCTTGATTATTGCCGTTTTATCCCTGTCAGATTGGGTGGTGGGTCAATGGTTGCTGAAGAATTTTCCCTTCCTGCGGCTCAGGTTAATGGGGCGTTTCCTCTCCTTGGCCATTATTGCCCTAGGCATTGACTTGATTTGGGGTTATACAGGGTTGCTCAGTCTGGGCCATGGCATCTTCTTTGCCTTGGGGGGCTACGCCTTTGCTATGTATCTCAATCTCCAGTTGCCGGATGGTCAATTACCGGAATTTTTTGGTCTCTACGGGGTAGACAAACTGCCGCTGATTTGGCAACCTTTCCATTCCCTACCGATCACGCTGCTAGCCATGGTATTGGTGCCGGGGGCGATCGCCGCTCTGTTGGGTTATCTGATTTTTCGTAACCGGATTAAGGGCGTATATTTTTCGATTCTGACCCAGGCAGCCCTGTTGGTGTTCTACAACTTTTTCAACGGGCAACAGAAATTAATTAACGGTACCAATGGCTTAAAGACCGATACGGAAAGAATTTTTGGTTACCTGGCCAGTTCCGACGGAGCCCAACTGGTATTTTACGAATTGACCGTGGTGGCTTTGTTGTTGGTCTATATTCTTTGTCGTTGGCTTACCAGCGGACGCTTTGGGCGTATTTTGATGGCTATCCGGGACGATGAAACTAGGGTCAGGTTTACGGGCTACGACCCCACTGGCTTTAAGGTGTTGGTGTTTGGCATCTCCGGGGCGATCGCCGGTTTATCGGGGGGATTATACACAGTGCAAACGGGGATCATTACCCCCAGCATTATGGACGTGGCCTTTTCCATTGAAATGGTCATTTGGGTAGCGGTCGGGGGCCGGGCTACTTTAGTGGGGGCAGTGTTGGGAACCCTTTTGGTACGCCTCGCCCAAAGTAGTTTGAGTGAACAATTTCCCGAAGTTTGGCTCTTTTTCCAAGGGGCTTTGTTCCTAATTGTAGTGACTGTCCTCCCCAACGGCATTGTGGGTTGGTGGCAAGAACAGGGCATTGTACAACTGCGGAATTTGTTCCGGGGTAAACCCCAGTTGGCCACCTTTCCTAGCCTGGAAGAAGATCCCCTGGTGCAGGAAGAACGCCAACAATTTGAAGGGGAACCGGAAGAACCGTAG
- the urtB gene encoding urea ABC transporter permease subunit UrtB: MSVLLEGIFNGLSTSSVLLIAALGLAIVFGLMGVINLAHGELMMLGAYSTFVVQNLFQGFGDPWFDLYIFAALPVAFLVAAIAGLVLERQVIRYLYGRPLETLLATWGVSLILQQFVRSVNWIMVLVVGIFLLLYFGGTWLIKRQAGGKPWLGKAQVVLFFLSVAIASISGFAVAQGNSPLWNRAWFGARNVNVSAPTWLRGGFAIGTFQIPSTRIFIIFLTLLCLLAVYLIFYRSNWGLRIRSVTQNRGMSACLGIPTGQVDALTFALGSGLAGIAGCAISFLGAVGPNIGQNYIINTFMVVVVGGVGNLLGTIIASLAIGVSSDLIGSGTLIRLFPPEGVLQPLYEFFTFFATTSMARVLVFALIILFLQIKPAGIFPPKGRTAEL, from the coding sequence GTGTCAGTACTCCTAGAAGGTATTTTTAACGGTTTAAGCACAAGTTCAGTATTACTGATTGCCGCCCTGGGATTAGCGATCGTCTTTGGCCTCATGGGGGTAATTAATCTGGCCCATGGGGAATTGATGATGTTGGGTGCCTACAGCACCTTTGTGGTGCAAAACCTCTTCCAGGGCTTTGGCGACCCTTGGTTTGACCTCTACATTTTTGCGGCTTTACCCGTTGCTTTCCTGGTGGCGGCGATCGCCGGTCTAGTTTTGGAAAGACAGGTCATCCGCTACTTGTATGGTCGACCGTTGGAAACGTTGCTGGCCACCTGGGGAGTAAGCCTGATTTTGCAGCAGTTTGTCCGCAGTGTGAACTGGATTATGGTGCTGGTGGTGGGCATATTTTTGCTGCTCTATTTTGGCGGCACCTGGTTAATCAAACGCCAGGCCGGTGGCAAACCTTGGTTAGGGAAAGCCCAGGTAGTTCTTTTCTTTCTCTCAGTGGCGATCGCCAGCATTAGTGGCTTCGCTGTGGCCCAGGGCAATTCGCCCCTATGGAATCGGGCTTGGTTTGGGGCCAGGAACGTTAACGTCAGTGCCCCTACTTGGTTGCGGGGAGGATTTGCCATCGGCACTTTCCAAATACCCTCCACCCGGATTTTTATCATTTTCCTGACTCTGCTCTGTTTACTGGCCGTGTATCTAATTTTCTACCGCTCCAACTGGGGACTGAGAATTCGGTCTGTTACCCAAAACCGGGGCATGAGTGCTTGTTTGGGCATTCCCACTGGACAGGTGGACGCTTTGACCTTTGCCTTAGGCTCCGGGCTAGCGGGCATTGCTGGCTGTGCCATTAGTTTCCTGGGGGCGGTGGGGCCCAACATTGGCCAAAACTACATTATCAACACCTTCATGGTGGTGGTGGTGGGGGGCGTTGGTAACCTATTGGGAACCATCATTGCTTCCCTGGCGATCGGAGTATCCAGTGACCTCATCGGCAGTGGCACCCTGATTCGACTATTTCCCCCAGAGGGAGTTTTGCAACCCCTGTATGAATTTTTTACCTTCTTCGCCACCACCAGTATGGCCAGGGTGTTGGTGTTTGCTTTGATTATTCTCTTTTTACAAATTAAGCCGGCGGGCATTTTCCCCCCCAAGGGTCGTACCGCAGAGCTATAG
- the mutL gene encoding DNA mismatch repair endonuclease MutL has translation MIQILDRQLVDLIAAGEVIDSPLAVVRELVENALDAGADRILVRVWWEQWRLEVLDNGQGMDLTELKTSVLPYATSKISSQADLQRIKTLGFRGEALHSLAQVAHLTISSRSAASPDCGWRIAYSPQGQPEQIEPVAIAMGTRVEVRQLFANFPQRRQAFIKSQQFWRPMVNYLQQLALCHPQVTWQLWQDERLRLSLSPGPNAEAILLQCLKSLQAGQLGHGEKSLSLPSTVENPVTSAHLSLTFGYPDRCHRPRPDWLITAINGRPVNVPELTQTIISTFHRTLPRQRYPLCFAHWQLPPQYIDWHRHPAKTEIYLQDMPHWQGQLQTFLQKELALVEGSATPRLNQLLKAAEPGGIYQLQAPTSLTETVLGHPTNIKAIAQICQTYIVVEHDRGMWLVEQHVAHERVLFEQLQRHWRCISLEQPLILQGFSPEQVEKLQNLGLEIDPFGEDIWAVRSLPALLHGHPEIVAILQELSRLSSLSTAQAAIACRSAIKNGTELDRSAWKTLIEQWQKCENPHTCPHGRPIYLALEESSLARFFRRNWLVNPKTSSP, from the coding sequence ATGATCCAAATTCTCGATCGCCAGTTGGTGGATTTAATTGCGGCAGGGGAAGTAATTGATTCTCCCTTGGCGGTGGTGCGGGAATTGGTGGAAAATGCCTTGGATGCCGGCGCTGATCGAATTTTGGTTCGTGTTTGGTGGGAGCAGTGGCGTTTGGAAGTGCTAGACAATGGCCAGGGCATGGATTTGACGGAATTGAAAACCAGTGTGTTACCCTATGCCACCAGCAAGATTAGTAGCCAAGCAGATTTACAACGGATTAAAACTTTAGGTTTTCGGGGGGAAGCCCTCCATAGTTTGGCCCAGGTGGCCCATTTGACCATTAGCAGTCGCAGTGCGGCCAGTCCGGATTGTGGTTGGCGGATTGCCTACAGCCCCCAGGGTCAACCAGAGCAGATTGAGCCGGTGGCGATCGCCATGGGGACGAGGGTAGAAGTGCGGCAACTTTTTGCTAATTTTCCCCAACGTCGGCAAGCCTTTATCAAAAGTCAGCAGTTTTGGCGGCCGATGGTGAACTACCTGCAACAATTAGCCCTCTGCCATCCCCAGGTAACTTGGCAACTGTGGCAGGACGAACGGTTACGGTTAAGCCTTAGCCCTGGCCCCAATGCTGAAGCTATCTTGTTGCAATGCCTTAAATCCCTCCAGGCTGGCCAGCTTGGCCATGGGGAGAAATCTTTGTCCCTCCCCTCTACTGTGGAGAATCCAGTAACATCAGCCCATTTAAGTTTGACTTTTGGTTATCCCGACCGCTGTCATCGCCCCCGCCCCGATTGGTTAATCACTGCCATTAATGGTCGCCCTGTGAATGTGCCGGAATTAACCCAAACAATCATATCCACCTTTCACCGCACCTTACCTCGGCAACGCTATCCCCTGTGTTTTGCCCATTGGCAACTGCCTCCCCAGTACATCGATTGGCACCGTCACCCGGCGAAAACGGAAATTTATTTGCAGGATATGCCCCACTGGCAGGGACAACTGCAAACCTTTTTGCAAAAGGAGTTAGCCCTGGTGGAAGGTAGTGCCACTCCCCGCTTGAACCAATTGCTCAAGGCCGCGGAACCTGGGGGTATTTACCAGTTGCAGGCTCCAACTTCCCTCACAGAAACCGTACTGGGACATCCCACTAATATCAAGGCGATCGCCCAAATTTGCCAGACCTACATTGTGGTGGAACATGACCGGGGTATGTGGTTGGTGGAACAGCACGTGGCCCATGAACGGGTTTTATTTGAGCAGTTGCAACGGCATTGGCGGTGTATTTCCCTGGAGCAACCGCTGATATTACAGGGATTTAGTCCGGAACAGGTGGAAAAATTGCAAAATTTAGGTTTGGAAATAGACCCCTTTGGGGAAGATATTTGGGCGGTGCGGAGTTTACCCGCCCTATTGCATGGGCACCCAGAAATTGTGGCAATTCTCCAGGAACTCAGTCGATTGTCTTCCCTCTCCACTGCCCAAGCGGCGATCGCCTGTCGTAGTGCGATTAAAAATGGTACGGAATTGGATCGCAGTGCCTGGAAAACATTGATTGAGCAATGGCAAAAATGTGAAAATCCCCACACCTGTCCCCACGGTCGCCCCATCTATTTGGCCCTGGAAGAATCATCCCTGGCCCGTTTTTTCCGCCGGAATTGGCTTGTTAACCCGAAAACTTCTTCCCCTTAA
- a CDS encoding peroxiredoxin, whose protein sequence is MALQLGDVVPDFTQESSQGPISFHEWAGDSWVVLFSHPADYTPVCTTELGTVAKLKPEFDKRNVKVIALSVDDVESHQGWICDINETQNTSVNYPILADGDKKVSDLYGMIHPNALNNLTVRSVFIIDPAKKLRLTLTYPASTGRNFAEILRVIDSLQLTDYHQVATPANWQDGDKCVVVPSISTEDAKVKFPKGVEEIKPYLRMTPQPNK, encoded by the coding sequence ATGGCGTTACAACTCGGTGATGTTGTCCCCGACTTTACCCAAGAATCCAGCCAAGGCCCCATTTCTTTCCATGAGTGGGCCGGCGATAGCTGGGTTGTCTTATTCTCTCACCCTGCGGATTACACTCCGGTTTGTACCACCGAATTGGGCACTGTTGCCAAACTGAAGCCGGAATTTGATAAGCGCAACGTTAAGGTGATTGCCCTCAGTGTGGACGACGTGGAATCCCATCAAGGCTGGATCTGTGACATTAATGAAACCCAGAATACCAGCGTTAACTATCCCATCTTGGCCGACGGCGATAAAAAGGTGTCTGATCTCTATGGCATGATCCACCCCAATGCCCTCAATAATTTGACGGTGCGTTCTGTCTTCATCATTGATCCCGCCAAAAAACTACGGTTGACCCTCACCTATCCCGCTAGTACTGGCCGTAACTTTGCTGAAATCCTCCGGGTCATTGATTCCTTACAATTAACCGACTATCACCAAGTAGCTACCCCGGCTAACTGGCAAGATGGCGATAAGTGTGTGGTGGTGCCCTCCATTTCCACCGAGGATGCCAAGGTCAAATTTCCGAAAGGTGTGGAAGAAATCAAACCCTACCTGCGCATGACCCCCCAACCAAACAAGTAG